A single region of the Panthera tigris isolate Pti1 chromosome B1, P.tigris_Pti1_mat1.1, whole genome shotgun sequence genome encodes:
- the STAR gene encoding steroidogenic acute regulatory protein, mitochondrial has translation MLLATFKLCAGSSYRHVRNMKGLRHQAVLAIGQELNRRALGGPTPGAWINQARRRSSLLGSQLEDTLYSDQELAYIQQGEEAMQKALGILSSREGWKKENQQANGDTVLSKVVPDMGKVFRLEVVVDQPMERLYEELVEHMEAMGEWNPNVKEIKVLQKIGKDTVITHELAAESAGNLVGPRDFVSVRCTKRRGSTCVLAGTATCFGEMPEQKGIIRGEHGPTCMVLRPLAGSPSKTNLTWLLSIDLKGWLPKTIINQVLSQTQVDFANHLRKHLESSPAPDARC, from the exons ATGCTCCTAGCGACGTTCAAGCTGTGCGCTGGTAGCTCCTATAGACACGTTCGCAACATGAAGG gGCTGAGGCACCAAGCCGTGCTGGCCATCGGCCAGGAGCTGAACCGGAGGGCACTAGGGGGCCCGACCCCGGGTGCATGGATTAACCAGGCTCGGCGTCGGAGTTCTCTGCTTG GTTCTCAGCTGGAAGACACTCTCTACAGTGACCAGGAGCTGGCCTATAtccagcagggagaggaggccatGCAGAAGGCCCTGGGCATCCTCAGCAGCCGGGAGGGCTGGAAGAAGGAGAACCAGCAG GCAAATGGGGACACAGTACTGAGTAAAGTGGTCCCAGATATGGGCAAGGTGTTCCggttggaggtggtggtggacCAGCCCATGGAGAGGCTTTATGAAGAGCTTGTGGAGCACATGGAAGCGATGGGAGAGTGGAACCCGAACGTCAAGGAGATTAAG GTCCTGCAGAAGATTGGAAAGGATACAGTCATCACCCACGAGTTGGCTGCAGAATCAGCAGGAAACCTCGTGGGGCCCCGGGACTTCGTGAGTGTGCGCTGCACTAAGCGCCGAGGCTCCACCTGCGTGCTGGCTGGCACGGCCACATGTTTCGGTGAGATGCCCGAGCAGAAAGGCATCATCAG AGGAGAGCATGGTCCCACTTGCATGGTGCTCCGTCCCCTGGCTGGAAGTCCCTCGAAGACCAACCTCACGTGGCTGCTCAGTATTGACCTCAAG GGATGGCTGCCAAAGACGATCATCAACCAGGTCTTATCACAGACCCAGGTGGACTTTGCCAACCACCTGCGCAAGCACCTGGAGTCCAGCCCCGCTCCTGACGCCAGGTGTTAA